The sequence below is a genomic window from bacterium.
CGGATTAAGCTATTGTTTTTATCTATCAATTCCCCTATATAATAGAATTTAGGCTTATTTCCTTCAGTTTTTTGAAATTCATTCTCAATTAGAATTGTTTCCTGTGTACAATTATCACAGCCTGTTCCTGTATTTTTTATAAAAATAGAAATGTTTTTGCCTAATAAATCTTTTTTGAAACCGCCTGTCAGTTTTTCAAAATTTTTATTAACATCAATAATATTTCTTTCGAGATCGCAAACAGCCATCCCGTCAGGAAGGTTCTCCATTATATTCTTATAAAAATCTTTGTTTAAAGTCATAATGCTATAAATCATCTCCCATTATCATTATATTATAATACTAATGCTGAAAATCGATGAAAAATAAACAATTAATTAATAATGTCGGTTAATTGTACAGGGAAACTATTAAAATTTGTTTTCTACAATCTCGCAAATTATATGCAGGATTGAGATATGCGCATTTTGAATTATAGGGGTATTTTTGCTCGGGACTTTTATTGTAATATCAGAAACTTCTGCAAGCTTTCCGCCGCCTTCTCCCGTAAAAGAAATTACTTTCATTCCTTTTTCTTTAGCTATTTTGGCTGCCTCTATGGCATTTATGGAATTTCCGCTGGTGGAAATTGTTATAAAAACATCTCCATTTTGTCCTAATCCTTCTACCTGTCTTGAAAATGTCATTTCATAACCAAAATCATTTGCAAGAGCGGTAATAATAGAAGTATTTGTGTTTAAAGCTATTGCAGGAAGAGCAGGGCGGTCAATTTTATAAAATTTTCCGATAAATTCTGCTGCAATATGCTGTGCATCGGCTGCGCTTCCTCCGTTTCCACAGATTAACAGCTTGTTTCCTGATTTAAAGCTTTCCGTAAGGGTTTTTGCAACTTCGTTTATAAGCTCTGTCTGTGTTTCTTTTATTTTTGTCAAAACTTCCAGAGTTTCATTAAAGCGGTTATTTATAATATTTATATCTGTATTCATTTTTTCTCCTTTATTTTAAAAAGATAATTCTTATTTTATATCAAATAAAAATGAACCTTTTTATTTGATATGATTTGAATTGCTAATTAAATTTACACGTCATTGCGAAGGGTACCCGCTTTTTTGATTAATTATCAAAAAAGGAGGGGGCAGCCAAAGTACTCGACGAAGCAATCCATTTTGTTTATTATAGATTGCTTCGCTCTGCTCGCAATGACGATTTTGGCGATTTAGTAATTCGAGCATATGTTGTAAACAATTGTAACAAGAGAATTTAAAATTTTGTCAACTTTTAAATTCAGGGGTTTTAAACCATGTGAATAAGAACTTTTGAAAGAAACAAAAACATGTCGAGTATCAATAATTTTAATATTAAATATTTGCAATCAAACATTAAAAGCACAAAGTCAACAAGCCTTTCAACAAATTTTGGACTATTAAAACCCTTAATCAAAGATACAATTAGTTTTAAAGGGCTTATGAACGATAAAGATAAAAAATCTTTAAAAATGTGTGTCTATGATTTAGATGAGACTCTATTGGAAGGTTCTCAAGACAGTAGAAATAAAGTTCTTGATTTTTCTATAGATAATAATAAAACTTTGATTTATTCATCAGGTAGAAGTTTGAAACAAGTTTTGCCTTTAATTGAAGATGGAACAATTATTATGCCCGATTTTTATGTTGGTAATAACGGCATAGATATTTATAGAAATGAAAGCGGAAAACTCGAAGAAATAACCCCATGGTCTGATAAGCTGGCAGAAAAATTTCATAAAGATAAAGTCAGAAACTTTATGACAGACATTGCAAAATCTAATATGTTCGATAACCGGGCATGGAAGAAAATAACTAAAACAACTGCTATTCCCAAAGGACAGCAGAAATTTATAGGTTCAAAAATTACAGAATATGAAGTTAATGGAAGTCCTTTAAATATTTATTTCATGATGGCACCGGGTCTTTTTGAAAAAACAAAGCCTTTGATTGAAGAAAAATTAAAAGAAAATAATATAGAAGCAGAAATTAAATTTCAGAATTTTAATAAAAAGAGTTTAGAGATGGAAACTCTTAACAAATATTTTTCTCCACAAATAGCTCAAGATATGCGCAATCATGCACTTCCCAGATTAAATAAAGATGGCAGTATTGATATAGCTATAATAACTGCAAAAACAGATAAAGGCACAGCTACAGAGTACATAAGAAACGAACTCGGTGTAGAAAAAAAGGAAGTTTTTGCTGTTGGAGACGCTGAAAATGACTATTCACATGCCAACAAAGGCTACTTTTTTGGTGTGGTTGCAAATGCCACAAAAGGATTAAGGGATTTAATAAGTAAATTTGCTGATTCTAATATTATACAAGCCCCTAAATCAGGGGTTGAAGGTATTTGGGAAATTGTAAAACCTTAAAACATTTAAATCGGATTTTTGGTACAATTTATAATTAGAGGACGATTTAAAAAATAGAGGTTTAATATAAATGCAGAAAAAGATTGCTATTGGTTTGCTTGGGCTTGGGACGGTCGGCAGCGGCGTTGTTAAAGTTTTAAGCAAATTTGAAAATATTGAAATAAAAAAAATTGCGGTAAAAAATCTTAATAAAGCAAGAACCGTTAAAAACTTAAATCCGGAGATTCTGACAGATGACCCTGCAAGCATCATAAATGACCCTGAAATTAAAATAGTTGTGGAAGTTATAGGCGGAATTAGTCCCGCGTTAGAACTCATCACACAAGCTATTCAGAACGGAAAACATATAATTACCGCGAACAAAGAACTTATTGCAAAACATGGAAAAATTCTTTTTGAGCTTGCAAAAAAGCATAATGTCGTAATTCTTTATGAAGCGGCCGTTGCAGGGGGTATTCCTATTGTAATGCCTATTGTTCAATCTCTTGCAGGTAATAAAATTTCAAAAATAGCAGGAATTTTAAACGGTACAACAAACTATATTCTTACAAAAATGGAAGAAGAAGGAAGAGATTTTCAACAAGTATTAAAAGAAGCTCAGACCCTGGGTTATGCAGAAGCTGATCCTACAGGTGATGTTGAGGGCTACGATGCGGCTTATAAAATAGCTATTCTTTCTTCTATTGCGTTTAATAAAAGAATTGACATCAACGAAATTTACAAAGAAGGCATCAACAATATAAGCCCTGAAGATATAAAACATGCAAACGAATTCGGATATAAAATAAAACTTATTGCCATGGCTCAAAGTGATGGAGATGCTCTTGATATAAGGGTTCATCCTATGCTTGTTCCCAAAAAACATCCTCTTGCAAATATTAATGATGTTCTTAATGCTATTGTTGTTGAAGGCGATGCAGTTGGCAGGGTCATGTTTTCGGGACCCGGAGCAGGAGAATTTCCTACTGCAAGTTCTGTTGCAGGAGATGTGCTTTCTATAGCCGGTGAAATCGAAAAAACAGGTTGTCCTCTTCCGATAATGCGCTGCAAACACGATGATACCAACGCTAAAATTCTTGATATCAATGAAACAAAAAACAAATATTATATAAACGTGCAGACCGAAAATTTCCCAGGAGTTATTGGAGAGCTTGGAACAATTTGCGGAAAGCATGGCATTAATCTTCACGGCATTATTCAGCAGGGCGTTGTTAAAGATAATACCGCAAGCATAGTGCTTCTTACCGAGTCTGCCTGCGAAAAAGACATTAGGGCTGCCGTAAAAGAAATTTCCGAAAAACCTACAGTAAAGGCTGTCAAGAATCTAATCAGGGTTATGTAGCCTTTACCCATAGATTTGGCGAAAAATTATTTTCTTAATTTTTTACAGGAGAAGTGTTCTCTGCAAAATTTTTGGGGTCGTCTAAATCTTTCATCGCTTCCATTAAGCCTATTTTAACTGCCTGTTTCTTTATTTTTACTGCATTTGTACTTAACAAAATAGATGCCCCCGTTGATAAAAGTGCAGGCATAGCTATTAGTGCGCCCCAAATCACTTTACTTGCGAGATTAGTCTTACTATTAAATTTATGTTTTAATTTTAAAAACAAACCCGCTGTACCCGCTTCGCCTGCAAAATTGAGTGGCTGAGCTATTGTGCCTTGAACGGTTTCTGCTGCCGCTTCGGTATCATCGGCATATCTTTGAGCCTTTTCATCCATTTTTTCAAAGGATGTAAATACTTTTTTCTGTAAAGATTTTGCTTTTTCCAGTTGTCCTGATTTTAAAGATACTTTTTTTAAAGCTTCCTCCAGTTTATCTTCTTCCACTTTTTGTTTTTTACTGTATTCTTCGTATTCCTTAAAATCTTTTTGAGCTTTAAACAAGAATTTTACTTCTTCAGCCATATTTTTAATAAAGCCCTGTTTAGGTTTTTTTTCTGCCTTAATATCTTTAACGGATAAATTCTGTTCATCAGTATATTTAATAAAATTTCTCGGCTCGTTTAATAATTCCTGCTTGGCTTTAAATCGACCTATCTTGGCGGCTTCTTTTTGCAATTTAATTGTAAAAGGCAGAACAAAAAGGCTTACAATAACACTTGATGCTGCAATTACTGCAGGAATTGCACCGAGTTTTACAGAATTTACAGCTTTTGAATTTTTTAATGAAGGTTTAATTTTTTGCAACAACATGGCCGCACCTGAAATAATTCCGCCAACAACGCCTCCAAACAACAATTCTGACTTTGTTAAAGAATTTATGCCCATTTCAACATTGTTAAGATAATTTTGCGATTGAATTTCTATATGTTTAATTGTTCCAAGTATTGATTGTTGTTGCTGTTTAGCCTCTTCCAGCTGCTCGGAAGAAATGTCTTTATTTAATTTATTTTTTCTTTCTTCTTCGTTCTTTTTATTGGCTTCTTTCCATTTTTGGTAGTTATCTTTATCTTTTCTTAAAGATTTTATGGTAGAAATAGCTTCTCCTGTTCCCAGAAATGATTTTTTCTTTTCTTTTACAGGATTTGGCATGTTTTTGGCAATTTTTTTTGCTTCATTAACTTGATCTGAATCATAAACCACAAAATGCCGTGGATCCTTTAGAGCCTGTTCTCTTGCCTGATACCTGGCAATTCTGGAAGCTTCTTTTTCAAGATGCTTACTGTATATGCATCCAAAAGCTTGTCCTGTTATAAACGCAGCAACGGGTATAGCCCATGATATTATAGTTATTGGAATTTTGTACTTTGGGTTTTTAGCGATAAATTTTTGAACAGATTTCATTTGAGGCACAATTTTAGTCGGAATAATAAGTGTTGACACGGCGGCAAGCGTTATAGGCATTTCTACTGCTGCTTGCGTTGCTATTTCTACATCCTGAGCCTTATTTATTGAGTATGTATCCATAACATTAATTGTATTTATAAGGGTTTTTCCGTATGCGGATGCTTGATTGAGTTGTTCTTGGGGAATATTTACTCTTTTATTTAATTCTTTTTTTTGAGCGTCTTTATCTTCCTGTTCTTCTTCCCATTTTTTATAAGGTTTCCAGTTTGATTTTACCTGTTTTACGCTATTAAAAAATTCTGACAAATATGCCATTGTATTAATTTCCCTTTACTTAAAAAAATTTCCGAACATATATAGAATAAAACAACTTTATAAAAAAAATTGCCTTCATTCAGCAAAAAAATATAGTATGTTAAAATAAATAAAGATTTAAAAAATCATCTCCAAGAATATGCTAATAGTGATAAGGAGAAATTATGAACACAAAATGCACACCATATACAGGTTTAATAAACAAATACAAAGAATTTTTGCCTATAAATGATAGTACACCTGTCATTACCATAAATGAAGGTAATACACCGCTTATAAAAGCTGATAATCTGGCTGAAAAAATAGGTTTAAAAGCTGATTTATACCTTAAATACGAGGGGGCAAATCCTACGGGAAGTTTTAAGGACAGAGGCATGACAATGGCTGTTTCAAAAGCCGTTGAAGAAGGAAGTAATGCCATAATTTGCGCAAGCACAGGAAACACAAGCGCAGCAGCCGCAGCTTACGGTGCTAAAGCAGGTTTAAAAACTTATGTACTGATTCCTGACGGATATATTGCGCTGGGAAAACTTTCTCAGGCGATGATGTATGGCGCAGAAGTAATTGCCATCAACGGAAACTTTGATGAAGCTCTTGAAATAGTTATGGAATTATCTCAAAAATACCCTATAACTCTTGTAAATTCTGTTAATCCTTACAGAATAGAAGGTCAAAAAACCGCAGCCTTTGAACTTTGCGATGTTCTTGGAAAAGCTCCCGATTATCTCTGTATTCCTGTGGGAAATGCGGGAAATATTACCGCCTACTGGAAAGGGTTTAAAGAATATTTCGACAAAAGAATCGTTTCTAATAAACCGAAAATGTACGGATTTGAAGCAGAAGGTTCTGCGGCAATAGTCAAAGGCGAAAGAATCCTTAAGCCTGAAACCATAGCAACTGCCATAAGAATTGGAAACCCTGCAAGCTGGGATTATGCTGTTGCGGCAAGAGATGAATCGGGCGGTTTAATAGACTTTGTAACAGATGAAGAAATTATTTATGCTTATAAACTCATGGCTTCAACCGAAGGCGTTCTGGCAGAACCTGCAAGTGCTGCCTCTGTGGCTGGTTTAATCAAGGCAAACAAACTGGGCAAAATTGAAGAAAATTCGACTATTGTTTGCGTGCTTACAGGAAACGGATTGAAAGATCCTGACTCCGCCATAAAATATTCAGGCTGCGAAGTCAAAAAGACTTCTTCAAATATTGAGGATATCGTCAAGGTTTTAGGTATTTAGTTTTTATTCTCTTCCTGAATCGGTTTAGCAGGTTTAAAGGTTTTTTGGGCGGAATCAATAAATCCCTGCAAATTATCAGTGGTTTTTTGAATAGAATTGTTTATCTCAGAAACATATTCAATTTCGCGGTTTTTAACCTTGCTTATTTTTTGATTAAAATTTTTCAGATTAGAATTAAAATTATTCAAGTTATTTGTTATTTCCGAAACTTTTTTATTTGCTGTATCTGCTGAAGAAGAAAGATTTTCAACTGTCGTTTGAATTCCATACATATTGTTTTTTAAGTTTTTGTCTTTGGCAAGTTTATCAAAAGATTTATAGGCAGAATCAATATTTTTGTTCTGTTCATTCATAAATTGCTTAATTTCTTTAGTATTTTTAGAGATATTCGAACCTGATTTTTTTATATTTTCTAGCGTATCATCCATAGAGCGATTTGAGTCCTGCATATATTTAGAAGTGGTATGCAGATTTTTTTTAGTGGAATCAATACTGTTTTTGGTAAGAAAAGCAAACAAACTTCTGCAAAACCCGAGTATATTTTCAGAAATAGCTGTTTGTACTTCCATAATTGAACTTATTCTTACAGGTTCTTGTGAATAAATTATTTTTTTATTTATTGAAGACTTTCTTTTTAGAGGCATAATTTCAAGGGATCTAGAGCCTGCCAAACCTGTAAATTGAATACTGGCAATTGATTTGTTTGGAATTATTGTGTTTTCTTCTGTTATTCTGAATGTTACATAAATTTCTGAATCTAAAAGCTCAAGTTTAATTATATTTCCAACCTGTTTACCCATTAATCTTACCGGAGAACCTACACTAAGCCCGTCAACATCTTTAAAAATTACGCTATAAGTCGGATGCATGCAAATATGCTCCCTGAATTTGTCTATCCCCACAAAGAGCAATAAACTAAACAGTAAGATACCTATAGAAACTTCCAATAGTAAAAAAAACAGTTTTCTCATAAGATAATAATATCAGTTTTAATCTTATAATCAACTCGAACTGCTAAACTGCCAAAATCGTCATTGCGAGCATAGCGAAGCAATCTATAAAAAAAATGGATTGCCGTGTCGAGTCTAAAGCCTCTCCTCG
It includes:
- the gmhA gene encoding D-sedoheptulose 7-phosphate isomerase gives rise to the protein MNTDINIINNRFNETLEVLTKIKETQTELINEVAKTLTESFKSGNKLLICGNGGSAADAQHIAAEFIGKFYKIDRPALPAIALNTNTSIITALANDFGYEMTFSRQVEGLGQNGDVFITISTSGNSINAIEAAKIAKEKGMKVISFTGEGGGKLAEVSDITIKVPSKNTPIIQNAHISILHIICEIVENKF
- a CDS encoding HAD-IIB family hydrolase, with amino-acid sequence MSSINNFNIKYLQSNIKSTKSTSLSTNFGLLKPLIKDTISFKGLMNDKDKKSLKMCVYDLDETLLEGSQDSRNKVLDFSIDNNKTLIYSSGRSLKQVLPLIEDGTIIMPDFYVGNNGIDIYRNESGKLEEITPWSDKLAEKFHKDKVRNFMTDIAKSNMFDNRAWKKITKTTAIPKGQQKFIGSKITEYEVNGSPLNIYFMMAPGLFEKTKPLIEEKLKENNIEAEIKFQNFNKKSLEMETLNKYFSPQIAQDMRNHALPRLNKDGSIDIAIITAKTDKGTATEYIRNELGVEKKEVFAVGDAENDYSHANKGYFFGVVANATKGLRDLISKFADSNIIQAPKSGVEGIWEIVKP
- a CDS encoding homoserine dehydrogenase, coding for MQKKIAIGLLGLGTVGSGVVKVLSKFENIEIKKIAVKNLNKARTVKNLNPEILTDDPASIINDPEIKIVVEVIGGISPALELITQAIQNGKHIITANKELIAKHGKILFELAKKHNVVILYEAAVAGGIPIVMPIVQSLAGNKISKIAGILNGTTNYILTKMEEEGRDFQQVLKEAQTLGYAEADPTGDVEGYDAAYKIAILSSIAFNKRIDINEIYKEGINNISPEDIKHANEFGYKIKLIAMAQSDGDALDIRVHPMLVPKKHPLANINDVLNAIVVEGDAVGRVMFSGPGAGEFPTASSVAGDVLSIAGEIEKTGCPLPIMRCKHDDTNAKILDINETKNKYYINVQTENFPGVIGELGTICGKHGINLHGIIQQGVVKDNTASIVLLTESACEKDIRAAVKEISEKPTVKAVKNLIRVM
- the thrC gene encoding threonine synthase produces the protein MNTKCTPYTGLINKYKEFLPINDSTPVITINEGNTPLIKADNLAEKIGLKADLYLKYEGANPTGSFKDRGMTMAVSKAVEEGSNAIICASTGNTSAAAAAYGAKAGLKTYVLIPDGYIALGKLSQAMMYGAEVIAINGNFDEALEIVMELSQKYPITLVNSVNPYRIEGQKTAAFELCDVLGKAPDYLCIPVGNAGNITAYWKGFKEYFDKRIVSNKPKMYGFEAEGSAAIVKGERILKPETIATAIRIGNPASWDYAVAARDESGGLIDFVTDEEIIYAYKLMASTEGVLAEPASAASVAGLIKANKLGKIEENSTIVCVLTGNGLKDPDSAIKYSGCEVKKTSSNIEDIVKVLGI
- a CDS encoding MlaD family protein, with the translated sequence MHPTYSVIFKDVDGLSVGSPVRLMGKQVGNIIKLELLDSEIYVTFRITEENTIIPNKSIASIQFTGLAGSRSLEIMPLKRKSSINKKIIYSQEPVRISSIMEVQTAISENILGFCRSLFAFLTKNSIDSTKKNLHTTSKYMQDSNRSMDDTLENIKKSGSNISKNTKEIKQFMNEQNKNIDSAYKSFDKLAKDKNLKNNMYGIQTTVENLSSSADTANKKVSEITNNLNNFNSNLKNFNQKISKVKNREIEYVSEINNSIQKTTDNLQGFIDSAQKTFKPAKPIQEENKN